One Roseiconus lacunae genomic region harbors:
- a CDS encoding RNA polymerase sigma factor, with protein sequence MNLDLSKTDSNRLSQIKTNWTAMFDATERPDNASEIQRELLLRYAGPAYRYLLAMVRDVDIADDLAQEFAFRFIRGDFQNATPDRGRFRDYLKRSLVNLVNDHFRRQRQRPVPIGQAALNAKEPSYASDVDAEFDQDWRRELLARTWSAMDTADNVSRTCYSVVLKIRAQHPTQNSKSLAMLASESLQRDVSATWLRQTLKRARARFGELMRTEVRNTLLAASDEQVEVELQTLGLQKYTNS encoded by the coding sequence ATGAATCTTGACCTATCAAAGACGGACTCGAACCGTCTAAGCCAAATCAAGACAAACTGGACGGCGATGTTCGACGCGACAGAGCGGCCCGATAATGCGTCCGAAATTCAACGTGAGTTACTGCTGCGATATGCGGGCCCGGCGTACCGCTACCTCCTTGCCATGGTCCGAGATGTAGACATCGCCGACGACCTCGCCCAAGAATTTGCCTTTCGATTTATTCGAGGCGACTTTCAAAATGCGACCCCAGATCGAGGCCGCTTTCGCGACTACCTAAAACGCTCGCTCGTGAACCTCGTCAACGATCACTTTCGCAGGCAGCGGCAACGCCCCGTCCCCATCGGTCAAGCCGCGTTAAATGCGAAAGAACCATCGTACGCCTCGGATGTCGATGCGGAATTCGACCAAGATTGGCGTCGCGAACTTCTTGCCAGAACCTGGTCCGCTATGGATACGGCCGACAACGTTTCTCGGACCTGCTACTCCGTTGTCCTGAAAATACGCGCCCAACACCCCACCCAGAATTCGAAGTCTTTGGCAATGCTTGCCAGCGAATCATTGCAGCGTGATGTGAGTGCGACTTGGCTTAGACAAACGCTCAAACGTGCGCGTGCCCGCTTCGGTGAATTGATGCGAACCGAAGTCCGCAACACATTACTCGCCGCCTCAGATGAACAAGTTGAAGTCGAACTTCAAACACTGGGACTTCAAAAGTACACGAATTCCTGA